Proteins from a single region of Rana temporaria chromosome 5, aRanTem1.1, whole genome shotgun sequence:
- the LOC120940533 gene encoding E3 SUMO-protein ligase ZBED1-like, with protein MAEVEQKEREIKNAPSFLKANIWEHFGFYEKSGKHKLDKSYAVCKICHTKIKYLGNTTNLRNHVSRFHPEMLKPTTTTTTKEMNPDQPKIDAMLQSTFPPNSEKVKRITKAVAAFIAKDLRPYSVVENSGFRYLLKTIEPRYKIPSRSHFTENVIPALYHETKAKIIASMSQASRVAITCDSWTSVTTESYVTITAHYVSKDWQILSHVLQTRAIYESHTGAHLAELLSHVVEEWQLSDKSVVLVTDNASNMIVAAQVGKFPHVKCFAHTLNLASQRALKVATLSRLLGRVRRISTFFHRSTRASHCLKEKQKCLGLKNHKLITDVATRWNSAYDMVERFLEQQPAVCATLLSPEVRRGESDLCTLNETDVSNAEDAVSALKPMKDATMLMSEERNPTVSLIAPINAQLLQSMTDTMGDTPMIHEIKNSIRTDLQKRYSSEAEKKILHTASALDPRFKGLPFILTDEERLEIFKGVTEEAASLEITSDESERTQEDHQVPRRKRTLEEEDSSPIEDNHSPSPPSPPKKARSLLVSLLGQSFTDTEGTIEPKKTPYAKAEEEMENYCKAPPLPLTEDPLNWWREHEVIFPLLSRLSKQYLCIPGTSVSAERVFSTAGDVVTAKRSALKPDHVDQLVFLQKNLHVPKC; from the exons ATGGCAGAAGTAGAACAAAAGGAACGAGAGATAAAAAATGCACCTAGCTTTTTAAAAGCAAACATCTGGGAACATTTTGGCTTTTATGAAAAAAGTGGGAAGCACAAATTGGACAAGTCATACGCTGTGTGTAAAATCTGTCACACAAAAATTAAATATCTAGGGAATACTACTAATCTGAGAAACCACGTCAGCCGTTTTCACCCAGAAATGCTAAaacctaccaccaccaccaccaccaaggaAATGAACCCAGATCAGCCAAAAATTGATGCAATGTTACAGTCAACTTTTCCGCCCAACTCTGAAAAGGTAAAGAGAATAACAAAAGCTGTGGCAGCTTTCATAGCGAAGGACCTGCGCCCTTACTCTGTTGTGGAAAACAGTGGGTTTCGCTACCTTTTGAAGACGATAGAGCCGCGTTACAAGATCCCGTCACGAAGTCACTTTACAGAAAACGTCATACCTGCACTCTACCACGAAACCAAAGCTAAGATAATTGCATCAATGAGCCAAGCAAGTCGAGTCGCAATAACGTGTGATTCCTGGACTTCAGTCACGACAGAGTCTTATGTTACAATAACAGCACATTATGTTAGTAAGGACTGGCAGATTTTGTCGCATGTACTGCAAACGAGAGCCATTTATGAGTCTCACACGGGTGCTCATCTGGCAGAGCTACTTTCTCATGTTGTGGAAGAATGGCAGCTGTCCGATAAATCTGTAGTGCTTGTGACCGACAACGCGTCAAACATGATAGTTGCAGCTCAAGTTGGAAAATTCCCCCATGTGAAATGCTTCGCCCATACACTGAATCTTGCATCCCAGCGAGCGTTGAAAGTGGCCACTCTCTCTAGGCTTCTTGGCAGAGTACGTCGGATATCCACATTCTTTCACCGCAGCACTAGAGCAAGCCACTGTCTAAAAGAGAAACAGAAATGTCTTGGCTTGAAGAATCATAAGCTGATAACTGATGTGGCAACAAGATGGAACAGTGCATACGACATGGTCGAGAGGTTCTTGGAACAACAACCTGCAGTCTGTGCCACCTTGCTGTCTCCAGAAGTCAGAAGAGGAGAGTCCGATCTCTGCACTCTAAACGAAACAGATGTGTCAAATGCAGAGGACGCCGTGAGTGCATTAAAGCCAATGAAGGATGCAACCATGCTGATGTCAGAAGAGCGCAATCCAACAGTTTCTCTCATTGCCCCTATAAATGCACAACTTCTCCAGAGCATGACAGACACGATGGGAGACACACCCATGATCCATGAGATCAAGAATTCTATTAGAACAGATCTCCAGAAGAGGTACAGCAGTGAGGCCGAGAAGAAGATCCTTCATACAGCCTCTGCACTGGATCCTCGCTTTAAGGGACTGCCTTTCATCCTCACAGATGAAGAAAGATTGGAGATATTTAAAGGAGTCACTGAGGAAGCTGCATCCTTGGAG ATTACATCAGATGAGAGTGAGAGGACACAAGAGGATCATCAAGTGCCTAGAAGAAAACGAACTCTGGAAGAAGAGGACAGTTCACCCATCGAAGACAACCAttctccatctccaccatctcctccCAAAAAGGCCAGATCGCTGCTCGTGAGTTTGCTGGGACAGTCTTTCACTGACACTGAAGGTACAATAGAACCCAAAAAGACCCCCTATGCCAAGGCTGAAGAGGAAATGGAAAACTATTGTAAAGCCCCACCTCTGCCTCTCACTGAGGACCCTTTGAACTGGTGGCGTGAGCATGAGGTCATATTTCCCCTCCTTTCTCGGCTGTCAAAGCAATACTTGTGTATCCCAGGTACAAGCGTGTCTGCAGAGCgggttttctccactgcaggAGATGTGGTAACTGCAAAAAGAAGCGCCCTCAAACCAGACCATGTAGATCAATTGGTGTTCTTACAGAAAAATCTACATGTTCCCAAATGCTga
- the LOC120940532 gene encoding uncharacterized protein LOC120940532: MHRLFKATASMQNRRGSNRDASLHRLYSTALLPTETQVSQPNLPLTVEPLPWDTPEDFGREVTGDPSLRKYREKARRGQGGLEKEQFIWEEGRLYRLTETRGNAPGPKQKRQLVVPRKYRQELLRIGHDVPLAGHLGIRKTGYRITQNFFWPGVSDDVRAYCQTCEVCQRIGKKGDHPKAKLVSMPIIEEPFTRVAVDIIGPLAQPSRSGKRYILTVVDYATRYPEAVALSNIQAETVAEALVKVFSRVGFPKEVLSDQGTQFTAEVTQQIWKTCGVKSLTSSPYHPQTNGLCERFNGTLKQMLKSFTGAYKDWERFLPHLLFAYREVPQESTGFSPFELLYGRRVRGPLDLIKDHWEGQTEIEGTPVVPYVLELRDRMEELAQTVRENLQAAQQRQKVWYDRWARHRSFQIGQKVMVLRPVRTDKLQAAWQGPYKVIGQICDTTYTIASCEDEDVKRTFHINMLKAYQERAEEVAAICAPAGEDTETLPLPDLLGSSKGMTQIEKVQLGEQLEPQERAQAGRLLEEKQATFSQEPGYTRLAVHKVETPGQTPLRQPPYRIPEAVREGMRKEIDEMLRLGVIEPSESPWASPVVLVPKKDGTTRFCVDYRRLNDKTVTDAYPMPRMDELLDRISAGKYLTTIDLCKGYWQIPLAEDARLKSAFITPFGLYQFRVMPFGMKNAPATFQRMVDQLLGGLQSFACAYLDDIAIYSNTWEAHLEHVGVVLDRIKGAGLTLKPDKCHLGMAEVQYLGHRVGCGKQRPEPAKIEAVANWPTPHTKTQVMAFLGTAGYYRRFVPDYSALAKPLTDLTKKKLPRQVLWSPECEVAFQTLKTALVNAPVLVTPDPNKRFIVHTDASMFGLGAVLSQIGEDGGEHPVAYLSRKLLPREVSYATIEKECLALVWALKKLTPYLYGRAFTLITDHNPLVWLNRVSGDNARLLRWSLALQPYDFTIH, translated from the coding sequence ATGCATCGATTATTTAAAGCAACCGCATCGATGCAGAATCGCCGGGGgtcgaatcgcgatgcatcgctGCATCGATTATATTCGACAGCCCTACTTCCTActgagacccaggtaagccaacCCAACCTACCCTTGACTGTGGAACCCCTACCCTGGGACACCCCAGAGGACTTTGGGCGGGAGGTGACCGGAGACCCTTCCCTCAGAAAGTATCGAGAGAAAGCCAGGAGGGGCCAAGGGGGGTTAGAGAAGGAGCAATTTATCTGGGAGGAAGGCCGCTTGTACAGGCTCACCGAGACCCGGGGTAATGCCCCAGGGCCTAAGCAAAAACGCCAGCTGGTAGTTCCCCGGAAGTACCGGCAGGAGTTATTGAGGATTGGGCACGACGTACCCTTGGCAGGCCATTTGGGAATACGCAAGACAGGGTATCGGATAACCCAGAACTTTTTCTGGCCTGGGGTATCCGACGACGTCAGGGCGTATTGTCAAACGTGCGAGGTATGCCAACGTATAGGTAAAAAGGGAGACCACCCAAAGGCTAAACTAGTTTCCATGCCCATTATTGAAGAACCATTCACAAGGGTAGCCGTGGACATTATAGGGCCCCTGGCCCAACCTAGCCGTTCCGGCAAGCGGTATATACTCACCGTAGTAGACTACGCCACCCGTTACCCCGAAGCGGTAGCTCTCTCTAACATACAGGCTGAGACTGTAGCAGAGGCCCTAGTTAAAGTATTTTCCCGAGTAGGCTTTCCCAAGGAGGTTCTATCCGACCAAGGTACCCAATTCACGGCCGAGGTAACCCAGCAGATATGGAAAACCTGTGGAGTTAAATCCCTGACTAGCTCCCCATACCACCCCCAGACTAACGGCCTGTGCGAGCGCTTCAATGGAACGCTAAAGCAAATGTTGAAATCGTTCACAGGGGCGTACAAGGATTGGGAGCGATTCCTGCCGCACCTTCTCTTTGCCTACCGAGAGGTACCGCAGGAATCGACCGGATTCTCACCCTTCGAACTTCTCTATGGGAGGCGGGTGAGGGGGCCCTTAGATCTCATCAAGGATCACTGGGAGGGGCAAACAGAAATTGAGGGGACCCCGGTTGTACCTTATGTCCTGGAGCTGAGGGATCGCATGGAGGAATTAGCCCAGACAGTGCGAGAAAACCTCCAGGCGGCCCAACAGCGCCAGAAGGTATGGTATGACCGATGGGCTAGGCACCGGAGCTTTCAGATAGGCCAAAAGGTCATGGTATTAAGGCCGGTCCGAACTGACAAGCTCCAGGCTGCCTGGCAGGGCCCCTATAAAGTTATAGGACAGATATGCGACACTACCTACACGATAGCCAGTTGCGAGGATGAAGATGTGAAACGAACCTTTCACATCAACATGCTCAAGGCCTATCAGGAACGGGCAGAGGAGGTAGCCGCTATCTGTGCACCAGCAGGAGAAGACACAGAGACCCTACCCCTTCCCGACCTATTGGGCAGTAGCAAAGGGATGACCCAGATAGAGAAAGTCCAGCTAGGTGAACAGCTGGAGCCGCAAGAGCGGGCTCAAGCTGGCCGCTTACTAGAAGAAAAACAGGCCACATTCTCGCAGGAGCCTGGATACACACGCCTAGCCGTACACAAGGTGGAGACTCCAGGACAGACACCCCTGAGACAGCCTCCTTACCGTATCCCCGAAGCAGTCCGGGAAGGAATGCGGAAGGAGATAGATGAGATGCTTCGGCTAGGCGTAATCGAACCCTCAGAAAGTCCTTGGGCCTCGCCGGTAGTCTTAGTGCCAAAGAAGGATGGGACAACCCGCTTCTGTGTAGATTACCGGCGCCTCAACGACAAGACAGTTACGGACGCCTATCCGATGCCTCGGATGGACGAGCTGCTTGACCGTATCTCTGCAGGGAAGTATCTGACCACAATAGACCTATGCAAGGGATATTGGCAGATTCCTCTAGCAGAAGATGCCAGACTCAAGTCGGCCTTCATCACCCCGTTCGGCCTATACCAATTCCGGGTTATGCCGTTCGGGATGAAGAACGCCCCGGCCACCTTCCAACGGATGGTGGATCAGTTACTTGGGGGTCTCCAGAGCTTTGCATGCGCTTATCTGGATGACATCGCCATCTACAGCAATACATGGGAAGCGCACCTAGAACACGTAGGGGTAGTATTGGATAGGATCAAGGGGGCCGGGCTGACCCTGAAACCcgacaaatgtcatttgggtatggCGGAGGTACAATATTTGGGCCACCGAGTAGGATGTGGTAAGCAACGGCCGGAGCCGGCCAAGATCGAGGCCGTTGCCAATTGGCCCACTCCCCACACCAAGACACAAGTCATGGCTTTCTTGGGCACAGCCGGCTATTACAGACGCTTTGTACCCGACTATAGCGCCCTGGCCAAACCCCTGACCGACTTGACCAAAAAGAAGCTACCCCGACAAGTCCTGTGGTCCCCGGAATGCGAGGTGGCTTTCCAAACCCTAAAGACTGCTCTGGTTAATGCTCCGGTGTTGGTTACCCCAGATCCTAACAAAAGATTTATTGTCCACACAGATGCTTCAATGTTTGGACTGGGGGCAGTactaagccagatcggggaggatggaggagagcacccggtggcatacctgagtcggaagctgttgccaagggaggtcagttacgccaccattgaaaaagagtgtttggccttggtatgggcactcaaaaagctcacaccttacctttatggccgggctttcactctcatcaccgatcacaaccccttggtgtggcttaaccgggtttcaggggacaacgcacgtttgctacgctggagcttggccttacagccctatgactttacgattcat